GTTGAACCAGTAATGGCTAAGCGATTGAAATAGATCGACGAAAGAATCAACGTCCTTAGGTTTATTTAGAAACGAATTGCATCCGATTTCATAGCTTTGGGCGATGTCCCGTTCGGCGCGTGATGTCGTTAGTACGACCACGGGGATCTTTTTTAGTGAGTGGTGCAATTTCATTTGGCTTAGCACTTGGTGACCGTTGACCTTTGGCATGTTCAAGTCCAGCAGAACTAGATCTGGTACCGGTGCAACAGCGGGGTCAGCGAAGTCACTTTTTCGGTAGAGGTAATCAAGTGCCTGTTCGCCATCGTTTACAAAACGAAGGTCGCAATTGATGCGGCTACGTTCGCAAGCTCGTTTTGCCAATGCACGTTCGGCAGGATTGTCTTCGGCTAGCAGGATTGTGGCTTCGGGGCGAGATGATTCAAAAATCATTTTACTGCTGGGGCTGGAACGTCGGAGCTTTGTCGGTCTTGTGCAGCGGAGTTTTCTTTCAAGGTGAATTGGAAATGCGAGCCTTCACCGGGCGTTGAGGTTACCCAAATTTTGCCACCGTGATGTTCAACAACTTTGTGGCAAATCGCCAAGCCAATCCCTGTCCCTTCGTATTCGGACATGCCGTGCAAGCGTTTGAAGGGTGCGAAAATCTGTTCGGTGTACTCTTCTTTGATTCCGATCCCATTGTCTCGGACACCTAGCACCCAGTTCCCGTCGATCATTTGTGCGGTCAGGTGAATCTTGGGTGATTCTGATTTGCAGAATTTGATGGCGTTGCCGATCAGGTTTTGATACAGCTGGGTAACCAGAGTTGCATCAATTTCAAGGTTTGGAAGTTCGTCACGTGTAACGACACAATTCGATTCTGTGATGCGAGTTCTTAGCACAGCAAGAGATTCGTCAACACACTGATCCACAGGAACGCGTTTCAATCGAGTTCCGTGTCGACTGGTCCGGGAAAATGCAAGCAGGTCATTGATCAACCGTTGCATTCGGCTGGCGGCCGAAGTGATGAAGTCCAAATCCTGGTTGGCATCTTCGGAAAGATCATCGCCAATGTCATCCTTCAGTAGGTTTGCATAGGAGATCAGGTTTCGAAGCGGTTCTTGCAGGTCATGTGAGGCGATCGAGACGAAGCTCTCCAGGTCCTGGTTTATTCGTTCGAGTTGTTGTTCTGTTTGTTTGCGAGTTTCGATTTCGGACTTTAGTTTTTGATTCACTGTAGCCAAACCCGGCAGCGCCAAAGCGTTCGGGATAACCCGGTACAACGCAATCACCGTTGAAAACGAAACGGCTGCGGTGATCACTTTTGCCACTGCGGAGAGTCGATAGAGCGGCCACCAAAATATCACCGCTTCGATCAAGTGAACAAAGCCGCAGGAAATGATGAAAGCACAGAAAAGCCAAAAGACGTTTGGAAAGACGATGTCTTCGCGTTTTTTGACAAAGTACATCAGCAATATCGGGATGGCCAAATATGCTCCCCATGTCACGACGTCCGCCACGATATGCATCCAGCCGACATAGGGTTCGTCCGCCCAAGCAGAACCACAGTGCCAACGCGCAGGAAATCCGTCGGTATCAAAAATCCAAAATGATAAATCCATTTAAAAAGCAGCCAATTGGAAGATTGTGCGGCGTCCGCTTTGAGGCGACCGACGATGTGGCGACTCTTTCAATTTACCGTGATGGCATTTGTTTTTGTGGGTCCATCGATCCAATCATTTTGGACTATTGGGGATCGCTTGCTTGAACTTTGCGATTTTACCGCAGCTGATCGTGCAACAAACTTGCCTACCTCTGTCGGGTTGGTCAGAATGCACTGGCTAGTAGTTCCTGAGCTTACGGAGTTCTGAAATTTCTGCAGCCAGAGGCGGATCGAAAAACATAGCCCTCGTTGGGTTTTAAATCGTTTCGGTTCGTTCGACTGCGGCTTTCTCTAGCCGTGTTCAGGTAGCAAACGTCCGTGATGGGAAGTGAGTAAAGGATGTTGTCTCTACTGGGCTGAAGTTTCGGTCGCATTCATTGCGTAATCCTTGGCGAGTTAAATGCTCGTTGATGCTTCAGTCGACTGTCCTTTCGAACTTGCCAAATTTAGACAAGTGTTTTCGGAACGATGTAGCGTTTTTGAAATGTTTGTCGTGAGAATTAATACGAATCATTCGGGACATCAATGGCTGCTGACATATCTGAGGCAACGGATAATGAGCGGATCCCAGACGGAAAGGGGCCAGCAGACGGAAAGGAGACAGAGCAACTGGTCCAGGTGAAGCACGGTCGGGCAATACGTGCAGTTTTGATCGCGACGTCATTGTTAATCGGGATTTTCGTCACATTGAACCTGCCATACAAATATGCATCGCTAAATCAAGTCGGCAATATCACCTTGGCGTTCGACTATCCGGTCATGGAATCGGAATTGCCAACGATGGCTGGAGCACCTTTTCGATACCTAATTCGCTATGAAAACGATCCACGGGGTACCAAGTTTTCATGGTCAGCGTTACTGCTGAATCTGTCGGTTTGCATGGCCGTGATCTTGCTAACTGGGGTTTACACTTACCGAAAGAAGATCCGTCAAAGAACGAAGGGGCGGGGCAACTTGACGATTGCGGATCTGATGATTGCCACAATGTTGGTCGCGTCATTTTTCGGCTGGTACCAATATTTAGAGGCACAACGCAAATCGGTCGTTAAGTATGTCAACGATATGGCGGGCAAGGGACACGGAGCAAGCTATTCGGCATGGCTTCCAGAGCTGATCGCGGGATATTGCCCAGAAACGTTGTCGAAGCTGTTTATCAAGGTGCGTGGCGTACGGATGGAATCGCCCGAGCTTGAAGATCTTCACAACGCATTGGCGATAAAGACGCTCACAAAGTTTCGACTTGGCGGAGCTAACTTCGATTTGCGAGAGTTTGACCCATTGGCAACACTCTATCACCTGGACGATTTACGTCTGGCAGGGATGGAGCTAGATCAACGGGTGGCTCAAGCGATCGCTTCGCGTAGCAAGCTTCGAACATTAAACCTGATTCGAACCAATGTTACATCCGAGATTATCGGTTCCTTCGATTTGCCAGTTTTGCAGCGTCTAAATTTGATGCATACCGATGTCAAGCTTGCAAAATTAACGGATCCGAAATGGTCAAATTCCATCGTCGAGTTGACTCTGCCTCATCCTTCTAGTTCAGCCGATGAATTGACGTTGACGGGATGGCCGCAGCTAAAGTTGCTGGAGATCAATGATTGGGACGTTCAACCCAATTCCAATCCTGTCGAAGTTGTGCTCAGTAATCTACCGCAGCTTGAAACCATCCGTCTCGATCTATTTCAGTGCTTCGGATTAACTCTATCGAATCTGCCAGAACTGCAGACGATTGAACCGATCAGTATGCACGCTTCGCAGCGACTTGCACGTGGGGATTCATTTCCACGATCACTATGGTTGGCCCGTCTGTTGGTTGATGAAGCACCCGAGTTGGCTCATGTCGATTTTCATGCCGGTGACTTGCAATCGTTGAAGTTGGTAAGGACTCCTGCATTCAAGCAACTGAATGTTGACCTCGGTCGCTGGAGGACGACCGATGAGCACGAATTGGTTTCGTTGTCACAGGATGCAAAGAATGCAATCGTGCAAGGGTTGAGCGAAAGTGATGGACCGGAAATCGTTGATTTGGATGAGGTTGATCTTTCCGGTGTCGACATCAGTGCTATCAAGCAAAACGAGCGTCTTAAAGAGATCCGAGCCGTTTCGACCGGGATCGATCTCAAACAAATACGTCAACTTGGCCCCAACCCGCAGCTACGGCACCTGCGAATCGATTCCAAGTTTTCACAAGCGAACACACTACCGGGATTGCTGAATCTGTTTCCCGATCTTGAAGTACTCGAATGTGCTCAAGGCAATTATCAAACAATGGGGTATGAGTCGATAGGCGATCTGCGATTGGTGGGGCACGAGAACCTGCGTGAACTAAAGTCCGACAGTTTGCAGGGCGGGTATTGCGATTCGGTCTTCATCGCTGATATGCCACAATTGAAAAGCGGTTTCGATTTCGGATGGGTTGGAGCGTTCCATCTCGAAGGTTCACCAGCGCTCGAACGGTTGGTTTTCAAAAGCCCACTGCCTGACACCTTCGAACTCTCAGGGGTAAAGACGCTGCAGGTTTTTGCCGCAGGGGGAGATCGAGTTGATGATTCCGTTTTGGAAACGATTTTAGAGTGTTCAGAATTGACAACGTTGACGCTTGCTTACGCGAGTGCGTCAGCCGAACAGCTCGCCAAATTGAAGCTGGGGAATATCGTTAACCTCAGCTTGCCAGGATGCAATATCAACGATGAAGTTGTCAAAGCATGGGGCGAGTTGCCGAACCTGCAGTCCTTGGACTTAAGTGGTACTGATATCACGGCGAACGCTTTGGCATCTCTTTTGAAGTCAACTTCGATTCAAAGTCTACGACTGGATGGATGCAATCTCGTTCCACAGGACTTAGTCGCTGTAGCGAAAATGCCAACGTTGCGACACCTATCTATTTCAGGCATCGGTCTCGATGAAACGACGCTTTCAAAGGTCGTTGCTTTTCAGACGATTTCCCGGCTGAGTTTATCTGGCACGAAGATCAGCAATGCGATGCTTGATTCACTCACGTCCGCCAATCTTGAACTGTTGGTTCTACGAGATTGTGAGCTCGATTCTAGGAAGCTATTGGAGCTAACGCAGCGAAATTCGAGGGTGATGATCGATCCAACGGGAAGCAATCTTGATCCCAATGTTCATACCCGATTGATGTCACAGCAACGTGTCATTGACGAACATGAATTTGCACAATTCAAAGCGATGCGTCAGTGGCAACAAGCCATGTCAAATAATCCCGTCGTGTTCACGATGCCTCCAGAATACGAGCAAGGCGTGGGGGAAGAATACGCGTTGATCGATACCGACGCGTTTTCCCCAGACGGCGAATACAACCAACCTGATAATCTGAATGATGGGAGCGAGATTTCTACCCAAACAAATGGGTCGATAATGGGCCGGTTTTTAGGCAGTTTCTTTGGGACGCAGCCGGCAGTGATTGATGTCGGAGAAGACGCTACGGCACCTGAATACGATACGGGCGACGTTGATGCGGTTTCAGCCGAGGTTGTTGATCGTGCAGAAGGAGAAGCGGAATGAACTGTTCAACTGAAGTGACTTCACGACATAAGTATGCCTTCCTCGCGATGTTGCTGGCTTTGACAAGTCTGGGCTGCGATAGGTTGATCCATGATGGTCAGCTGGACGAATTAGAAGCCGTACAGATTACTTGGGCTGCAGCAGCAATCGATGAGGATCAACAAAGTGACTTTGATAATCAGTCGTCTCGCTACGATTGGCCCGTCAACCGTGGTGAGTACATCGTCGTTAAACCTGCGCCGATGGGATACCTCAATTCCTTTTCGAAGCGATTCAATTTGGATAGCCAGTTTGACTCGCCGCTGGTGAAATGCCCTGACATCAAGTTGGCTCCCGAATCAAAGGCTCTCATTCGCGAAGCCTACGGGCCGATCCAAGATACGATGAGATCACTCGTTGATATCGACAACTCGGAATTCAACGGGCCCGAAGCGTTTGACCTTTCGGTTGATGGGACTCGCTTGGTGGTTCTGCATGGAACGGAGGTGGTGCTTTACAACCTAGAAAAATCGAAACGGATCGGCAGCTTTACGCTTCCGGGGGAATGGCCCGGTGGTGCTCCTCATGCGATTCGG
The Stieleria sp. JC731 genome window above contains:
- a CDS encoding response regulator produces the protein MIFESSRPEATILLAEDNPAERALAKRACERSRINCDLRFVNDGEQALDYLYRKSDFADPAVAPVPDLVLLDLNMPKVNGHQVLSQMKLHHSLKKIPVVVLTTSRAERDIAQSYEIGCNSFLNKPKDVDSFVDLFQSLSHYWFNLVVLPPKDVE
- a CDS encoding sensor histidine kinase; the encoded protein is MDLSFWIFDTDGFPARWHCGSAWADEPYVGWMHIVADVVTWGAYLAIPILLMYFVKKREDIVFPNVFWLFCAFIISCGFVHLIEAVIFWWPLYRLSAVAKVITAAVSFSTVIALYRVIPNALALPGLATVNQKLKSEIETRKQTEQQLERINQDLESFVSIASHDLQEPLRNLISYANLLKDDIGDDLSEDANQDLDFITSAASRMQRLINDLLAFSRTSRHGTRLKRVPVDQCVDESLAVLRTRITESNCVVTRDELPNLEIDATLVTQLYQNLIGNAIKFCKSESPKIHLTAQMIDGNWVLGVRDNGIGIKEEYTEQIFAPFKRLHGMSEYEGTGIGLAICHKVVEHHGGKIWVTSTPGEGSHFQFTLKENSAAQDRQSSDVPAPAVK